A window of Amycolatopsis australiensis contains these coding sequences:
- a CDS encoding UbiD family decarboxylase, translating to MAKDLRTFLAELPPDQVKVVRKQVDPEFEVTALVDKLEDDPAYPGFPAVLFENVGGSAIPLLINLHGTYERLARSIGSDVHSMVPEYARREGSGIKPVTVGTAPVQEVVLTGDDIDVGLLPLLKHQELDAGKYITSAVTICRDPDSGKINAGIFRHQAQGRDQVGIQVNPAHHTAYVLRKLREQKKPMEVALVIGHHPALLMGAVSKLEGIGGELDVVGGLLGEPLEMVPCKTVGLEVPARAEIVIEGVIDTDPDATVVEGPFGEYPRFYTRTGPQPYVKITAITMRRKPVFVDVFNAHTEHSMLGGLPRMGSIYRRVKDAVPTVTGVHLPLSGMARSHLYLSMSKRVEGEPKLAACAALAVDPLLKHVFVVDDDVDVFNEVETLWCLATRFQADRDLTIMPGFLGGQLNPVTYGHNREEKGPMETKLIFDCTKPVPPAVFPPSCRVPPEVVARVDHRALLEDVPASFPG from the coding sequence ATGGCGAAGGATCTGCGGACATTCCTGGCGGAGCTGCCGCCGGACCAGGTGAAGGTCGTGCGCAAGCAGGTCGACCCCGAGTTCGAGGTCACCGCCCTGGTCGACAAGCTGGAGGACGACCCGGCCTACCCCGGATTCCCGGCGGTGCTGTTCGAGAACGTCGGCGGCTCCGCGATCCCGCTGCTGATCAACCTGCACGGCACCTACGAGCGGCTCGCGCGCAGCATCGGCTCGGACGTGCACTCGATGGTCCCGGAGTACGCCCGCCGCGAGGGATCGGGGATCAAGCCGGTCACCGTCGGAACCGCGCCGGTGCAGGAGGTCGTGCTCACCGGCGACGACATCGACGTCGGCCTGCTGCCGCTGCTCAAGCACCAGGAGCTGGACGCGGGCAAGTACATCACCTCGGCGGTGACCATCTGCCGCGACCCGGACAGCGGCAAGATCAACGCGGGCATCTTCCGCCACCAGGCGCAGGGCCGCGACCAGGTCGGCATCCAGGTGAACCCGGCCCACCACACCGCGTACGTGCTGCGGAAGCTGCGCGAGCAGAAGAAGCCGATGGAGGTGGCGCTCGTCATCGGCCACCACCCGGCGCTGCTGATGGGCGCGGTGTCCAAGCTGGAGGGTATCGGCGGCGAGCTCGACGTGGTCGGCGGCCTGCTCGGCGAACCGCTGGAAATGGTGCCCTGCAAGACGGTCGGGCTCGAAGTGCCGGCCCGCGCCGAGATCGTCATCGAAGGCGTCATCGACACCGATCCGGACGCCACGGTCGTCGAAGGCCCGTTCGGCGAGTACCCGCGGTTCTACACGCGCACCGGCCCGCAGCCGTACGTGAAGATCACCGCGATCACCATGCGCCGCAAGCCCGTCTTCGTCGACGTGTTCAACGCCCACACCGAGCACAGCATGCTCGGCGGGCTGCCCCGGATGGGCAGCATCTACCGCCGGGTCAAGGACGCGGTGCCCACGGTGACCGGCGTGCACCTGCCGCTGTCGGGCATGGCCCGCTCGCACCTGTACCTGTCGATGAGCAAGCGCGTCGAGGGCGAGCCGAAGCTGGCGGCCTGCGCGGCCCTGGCGGTGGACCCGTTGCTGAAGCACGTGTTCGTGGTGGACGACGACGTCGACGTGTTCAACGAGGTCGAAACCCTGTGGTGCCTGGCGACGCGCTTCCAGGCCGACCGCGACCTGACGATCATGCCGGGCTTCCTCGGCGGCCAGCTCAACCCGGTGACCTACGGGCACAACCGGGAGGAGAAGGGCCCGATGGAGACGAAGCTGATCTTCGACTGCACGAAGCCCGTGCCGCCGGCGGTGTTCCCGCCCTCGTGCCGGGTGCCGCCGGAGGTCGTGGCCCGGGTGGACCACCGCGCGCTGCTGGAGGACGTGCCGGCGTCCTTTCCGGGCTGA
- the aceA gene encoding isocitrate lyase produces MTVTAAPPREAAAAELARSWAEDSRWRGVRRDYTAEDVLRLRGSVTEEHTLARLGAERLWQLLHSEDYVHALGALTGNQAVQQVRAGLKAIYLSGWQVAADANLAGHTYPDQSLYPANSVPQVVRRINNALLRADQISWAENEPDAPHWLAPIVADAEAGFGGVLNAFELMKGMIAGGAAGVHWEDQLAAEKKCGHLGGKVLVPTAQHIRTLQAARLAADVCDVPSLVIARTDAQAANLITSDVDERDRPFLTGERTAEGYHRVRGGLEPCVARGLAYAPYADLLWMETSKPDLEVARRFAEAVKAEYPDQLLAYNCSPSFNWKKHLDDATIAKFQRELGHMGYKFQFITLAGFHSLNHAMFALARGYAGEGMTAYVELQEREFAAEAAGYTATRHQREVGTSYFDLVSTVVNPSSTTVALIDSTEKSQFY; encoded by the coding sequence ATGACCGTAACCGCAGCGCCGCCCCGCGAAGCCGCGGCGGCCGAACTGGCCCGGTCCTGGGCCGAGGACTCCCGATGGCGCGGTGTTCGCCGGGACTACACCGCCGAGGACGTCCTGCGGCTGCGGGGGAGCGTGACCGAGGAGCACACGCTGGCCCGGCTGGGCGCGGAACGGCTCTGGCAGCTCCTGCACAGCGAGGACTACGTGCACGCGCTGGGCGCGCTGACCGGCAACCAGGCCGTGCAGCAGGTGCGCGCCGGCCTCAAGGCCATCTACCTGTCCGGCTGGCAGGTCGCCGCCGACGCCAACCTGGCCGGTCACACCTACCCGGACCAAAGCCTTTACCCGGCCAACTCCGTGCCGCAGGTCGTGCGGCGGATCAACAACGCGCTGCTGCGCGCGGACCAGATCAGCTGGGCCGAGAACGAGCCGGACGCGCCGCACTGGCTGGCGCCGATCGTGGCGGACGCCGAGGCGGGCTTCGGCGGCGTGCTCAACGCCTTCGAGCTGATGAAAGGCATGATCGCCGGCGGCGCGGCGGGCGTGCACTGGGAGGACCAGCTGGCCGCGGAGAAGAAGTGCGGCCACCTCGGCGGCAAGGTGCTCGTCCCGACCGCCCAGCACATCCGGACCCTGCAGGCCGCGCGCCTGGCCGCCGACGTCTGCGACGTCCCGAGCCTCGTGATCGCCCGCACCGACGCCCAGGCCGCGAACCTGATCACCAGCGACGTCGACGAACGCGACCGCCCGTTCCTGACCGGAGAACGCACCGCGGAGGGCTACCACCGGGTCCGCGGCGGCCTCGAGCCGTGCGTCGCCCGCGGCCTCGCCTACGCGCCCTACGCCGACCTGCTGTGGATGGAGACCTCCAAGCCGGACCTCGAGGTCGCGCGCCGGTTCGCCGAAGCCGTCAAGGCCGAGTACCCCGACCAGCTGCTGGCCTACAACTGCTCGCCGTCGTTCAACTGGAAGAAGCACCTCGACGACGCGACGATCGCCAAGTTCCAGCGCGAGCTCGGGCACATGGGCTACAAGTTCCAGTTCATCACCCTCGCCGGGTTCCACTCGCTGAACCACGCGATGTTCGCGCTGGCCCGCGGTTACGCCGGCGAAGGCATGACCGCCTACGTCGAGCTGCAGGAGCGGGAGTTCGCCGCCGAGGCGGCCGGCTACACCGCGACACGGCACCAGCGCGAGGTCGGCACGAGCTACTTCGACCTGGTGAGCACGGTCGTGAACCCGTCCAGCACCACCGTCGCGCTGATCGACTCCACGGAGAAGTCGCAATTCTACTGA
- a CDS encoding acyl carrier protein: MADDERVDVTRKLVEFVGKHLLDGKDVGELTTTTPLLDWGLLNSIETTRLVAYIREEFSVRVPPTDMVARHFKDIESIADLVTSLRTPVA, from the coding sequence ATGGCAGACGACGAGCGCGTGGACGTCACGCGCAAGCTCGTTGAGTTCGTGGGGAAGCACCTGCTGGACGGCAAGGACGTGGGCGAACTGACCACGACCACGCCGTTGCTGGACTGGGGCTTGCTCAACTCGATCGAAACGACCCGGCTGGTCGCCTACATCCGCGAGGAGTTCTCCGTGCGGGTGCCCCCCACGGACATGGTGGCCCGGCACTTCAAGGACATCGAAAGCATCGCCGACCTGGTGACTTCGCTGCGCACCCCGGTCGCCTGA
- a CDS encoding NAD(P)/FAD-dependent oxidoreductase, protein MSYDYDVGIIGGGPAGSTAASYLAKAGLSVAVFEGDVFPREHVGESLVPAVIPVMHDIGVIGKIEAAGFPRKYGAAWTSSDTRPTSTLDFDAGSHGLGVAEIAYEERDQNGVDRVYAWHVDRGKFDSLLLKHAEELGAKVYQGVRVNRVDFTDRDRPVLQAKIGGQQLEVAVRCVIDATGRQTLLGNQLKVKVPDKVFNQYAVHTWFEGLDRASLARRPEDADYIHVHFLPQENTWVWQIPITETITSIGVVTQKEKFKEHKDDLEGFFWNSVGTRPEMLDALKNAERVRKFKTEGDYSYGMKQIAGDSLVLIGDAARFVDPIFSSGVSVAMNSARLAAKDVIAAHQAGDFRRERFDNYVTTLRKGVNIWYDFISMYYRLNVLFTAFIDDERYRKDVIQMLQGDVYDAEEPAALTAMKEYVAAVEADPTHLWHGHLGNLKASSSALALF, encoded by the coding sequence GTGTCCTACGACTACGATGTCGGCATCATCGGTGGTGGCCCGGCCGGTTCCACGGCGGCGTCCTACCTGGCCAAGGCCGGCCTTTCGGTGGCCGTCTTCGAGGGTGACGTCTTCCCCCGCGAGCACGTCGGCGAGTCACTGGTCCCCGCGGTCATCCCGGTGATGCACGACATCGGGGTCATCGGCAAGATCGAGGCCGCGGGCTTCCCCCGCAAGTACGGCGCCGCGTGGACCTCGTCCGACACCCGCCCGACCAGCACGCTGGACTTCGACGCCGGCTCGCACGGCCTCGGCGTGGCGGAGATCGCCTACGAGGAACGCGACCAGAACGGCGTGGACCGCGTCTACGCCTGGCACGTCGACCGCGGCAAGTTCGACTCGCTGCTGCTGAAGCACGCCGAGGAGCTCGGCGCCAAGGTCTACCAGGGTGTCCGGGTCAACCGGGTCGACTTCACCGACCGCGACCGGCCGGTGCTGCAGGCCAAGATCGGCGGGCAGCAGCTCGAGGTCGCCGTGCGCTGCGTGATCGACGCGACCGGCCGGCAGACCCTGCTCGGCAACCAGCTCAAGGTCAAGGTGCCGGACAAGGTGTTCAACCAGTACGCCGTGCACACCTGGTTCGAGGGCCTCGACCGCGCGTCGCTGGCGCGCCGTCCCGAGGACGCCGACTACATCCACGTGCACTTCCTGCCGCAGGAGAACACCTGGGTCTGGCAGATCCCGATCACCGAGACCATCACCTCGATCGGCGTCGTCACCCAGAAGGAGAAGTTCAAGGAGCACAAGGACGACCTCGAGGGCTTCTTCTGGAACTCGGTCGGCACCCGGCCGGAGATGCTCGACGCGCTGAAGAACGCCGAGCGGGTCCGGAAGTTCAAGACCGAGGGCGACTACAGCTACGGCATGAAGCAGATCGCCGGCGACTCGCTGGTGCTCATCGGCGACGCCGCCCGGTTCGTCGACCCGATCTTCTCCAGCGGCGTCAGCGTGGCGATGAACAGCGCGCGGCTGGCCGCCAAGGACGTCATCGCCGCGCACCAGGCCGGTGACTTCCGCCGCGAGCGGTTCGACAACTACGTCACGACGCTGCGCAAGGGCGTCAACATCTGGTACGACTTCATCTCGATGTACTACCGGCTGAACGTGCTGTTCACCGCGTTCATCGACGACGAGCGCTACCGCAAGGACGTCATCCAGATGCTGCAGGGCGACGTCTACGACGCGGAAGAGCCGGCGGCACTGACCGCCATGAAGGAGTACGTCGCCGCCGTCGAGGCCGATCCCACGCACCTGTGGCACGGCCACCTCGGCAACCTCAAGGCGTCTTCGTCGGCGCTGGCCCTGTTCTAG
- a CDS encoding cation:proton antiporter has product MSSLDERTASPAPAAPGRRGRAWVSYLAMVVVPVVAAFFLLRTGGGDGAAPAGHAGGAADPVAKLLFALPVIFLACRLLSALARRLAQPAVIGEIFAGILLGPSFLGWAWPAAYHWIFPDHLASTMNTLAQIGLVIFMFLVGYELDVELVRRRSKAAVLVSHVSVAIPFLSGVLLAFALHPALGAGVDRLPFSLFLAISMSITAFPVLARIITDRKMTKLPIAALALSCAAVDDITAWCLLALVVAIASATSMAATAVTVALTVAFFALMLFVVRPVLRRLFTPAEHGRKALPTTAVVSVLLAGLLLSALATDSIGIHPIFGAFLFGAVTPRGSLPIRQATEQMHALTVTLLLPLFFVYTGLRTKFDLIGADPSLWLWTALIVVVAMLGKWGGSLAAARLSGIGRRDAWSLGALMNCRGLTELAVLNIGLDLKVISPTLFAMLVIMTLVTTVATSPALSVIERFRRPAAAS; this is encoded by the coding sequence ATGTCATCGCTCGACGAGCGCACCGCGTCGCCCGCGCCCGCCGCGCCCGGCCGGCGCGGCCGCGCGTGGGTGTCCTACCTGGCCATGGTGGTGGTTCCCGTCGTGGCCGCGTTCTTCCTGCTGCGCACCGGCGGTGGTGACGGCGCCGCGCCGGCCGGGCACGCCGGAGGCGCGGCCGACCCGGTGGCCAAGCTGCTGTTCGCGTTGCCGGTGATCTTCCTGGCCTGCCGCCTGCTCTCGGCGCTCGCGCGGCGGCTGGCGCAGCCGGCGGTGATCGGCGAGATCTTCGCCGGCATCCTGCTCGGCCCGTCGTTCCTCGGCTGGGCGTGGCCGGCGGCCTACCACTGGATCTTCCCCGACCACCTGGCCTCGACGATGAACACGCTCGCCCAGATCGGCCTGGTCATCTTCATGTTCCTCGTCGGCTACGAGCTCGACGTCGAGCTGGTCCGCCGCCGCAGCAAGGCCGCGGTGCTGGTCAGCCACGTCAGCGTGGCGATCCCGTTCCTGTCCGGGGTGCTGCTCGCCTTCGCCCTGCACCCCGCGCTCGGCGCCGGCGTCGACCGGCTGCCGTTTTCGCTGTTCCTCGCGATTTCGATGAGCATCACGGCGTTCCCGGTGCTCGCCCGGATCATCACCGACCGCAAGATGACGAAGCTGCCGATCGCCGCGCTCGCGCTCAGCTGCGCGGCGGTCGACGACATCACGGCGTGGTGCCTGCTGGCGCTCGTCGTCGCTATCGCGAGCGCCACGTCGATGGCCGCGACCGCGGTGACCGTGGCGCTCACGGTCGCGTTCTTCGCGCTGATGCTGTTCGTCGTCCGCCCGGTGCTGCGGCGGCTGTTCACGCCGGCCGAGCACGGCCGGAAGGCGCTGCCGACCACGGCGGTGGTGTCGGTGCTGCTGGCCGGGCTGCTGCTGTCGGCGCTGGCCACCGACAGCATCGGCATCCACCCGATCTTCGGCGCGTTCCTCTTCGGCGCGGTGACGCCGCGGGGCTCGCTGCCGATCCGCCAGGCCACCGAGCAGATGCACGCGCTGACCGTCACGCTGCTGCTGCCCCTGTTCTTCGTCTACACCGGACTGCGCACGAAGTTCGACCTGATCGGCGCCGACCCGTCGCTGTGGCTGTGGACCGCGCTGATCGTCGTCGTGGCGATGCTGGGCAAGTGGGGCGGGAGCCTGGCCGCCGCGCGGCTGTCCGGGATCGGCAGGCGGGACGCGTGGTCGCTGGGCGCGCTGATGAACTGCCGGGGGCTCACCGAGCTGGCGGTGCTGAACATCGGGCTCGACCTCAAGGTGATCAGCCCGACGCTGTTCGCGATGCTGGTGATCATGACGCTGGTGACCACCGTGGCCACCTCGCCGGCCCTCTCGGTGATCGAGCGCTTCCGCCGGCCTGCCGCCGCGTCATGA
- a CDS encoding macrolide family glycosyltransferase: MTAARHLVFLPYPAYGHMTPVLPVVAELVRRGHRVTCFTSGEFTARVAAAGARPVAYGCDLSTAQPDITNAEEAARAPLDLLEQSMAVLPAVERAFARSTPDLLVYDTTLWAPGRLLAAKEQLPAVQLSATVASNEHFSLTAENQTFGEAVDPAHPAIARFVTRLGEHLRDHGLGALTLEEFFTGGDEFTLVFLPRAFQPAGDTFDERFTFVGPPAGPPPSPSWRPPSGGRPVVLITLGTTVNDRPGFFRTCAEAFAGRPWQVVLTLGNRVDPAALGPLPSNVEAHRWVSHADVLPHCSVFLCQGGMGSLMEALQFGVPVIAVPHHPEQHINARQVRRIGLGAVLDKETVTAPLIRDTVTAVAADEAVRRRVQAMQREVHAAGGAVRAADELEARLAAASAEGNRK; the protein is encoded by the coding sequence ATGACCGCCGCGCGGCATCTCGTCTTCCTGCCGTACCCGGCCTACGGGCACATGACACCGGTGCTGCCGGTGGTCGCCGAGCTGGTCCGGCGCGGGCACCGGGTCACCTGCTTCACCTCCGGCGAGTTCACCGCCCGCGTCGCCGCGGCCGGTGCCCGGCCCGTGGCGTACGGCTGTGACCTGTCCACGGCCCAGCCGGACATCACGAACGCCGAAGAAGCCGCGCGGGCGCCGCTGGACCTGCTGGAGCAGAGCATGGCCGTGCTGCCGGCGGTGGAGCGCGCCTTCGCGCGGTCCACCCCGGACCTGCTGGTCTACGACACGACGTTGTGGGCGCCCGGACGCCTGCTGGCCGCGAAGGAGCAGCTGCCGGCGGTGCAGCTTTCGGCCACGGTGGCGTCGAACGAGCACTTCTCGCTGACCGCGGAGAACCAGACGTTCGGCGAGGCGGTCGATCCGGCCCACCCGGCGATCGCGCGGTTCGTCACCCGGCTCGGCGAGCACCTGCGTGACCACGGCCTGGGCGCGCTGACCCTCGAGGAGTTCTTCACCGGCGGTGACGAGTTCACGCTGGTGTTCCTGCCCCGCGCGTTCCAGCCGGCCGGGGATACCTTCGACGAGCGGTTCACCTTCGTCGGGCCGCCGGCCGGCCCGCCGCCGTCGCCGTCGTGGCGGCCGCCGTCCGGCGGCAGGCCGGTCGTGCTCATCACGCTGGGCACGACCGTCAACGACCGGCCGGGCTTCTTCCGCACCTGCGCCGAGGCGTTCGCGGGCCGGCCGTGGCAGGTCGTGCTGACGCTGGGCAACCGGGTGGACCCGGCCGCGCTCGGGCCGTTGCCGTCCAATGTGGAGGCCCATCGCTGGGTGTCGCACGCCGACGTCCTGCCGCACTGCTCGGTGTTCCTCTGCCAGGGCGGGATGGGCAGCCTGATGGAGGCGCTGCAGTTCGGGGTCCCGGTGATCGCCGTGCCGCACCACCCGGAGCAGCACATCAACGCCCGGCAGGTCCGCCGGATCGGGCTGGGCGCGGTGCTGGACAAGGAAACCGTGACCGCGCCGCTGATCCGGGACACCGTGACGGCGGTCGCGGCGGACGAAGCCGTCCGCCGGCGCGTCCAGGCCATGCAACGCGAAGTCCACGCGGCGGGCGGAGCGGTTCGCGCCGCCGACGAGCTCGAGGCCCGCCTCGCCGCGGCTTCGGCCGAAGGGAACCGGAAGTGA
- a CDS encoding cytochrome P450, translated as MTPQEPTSLPVKRSCPFDPPGEYRALQEGGGVTPLAFDASPGPATGWLVTRLADVRAVLADARFSHRNDLVALAVPPPFPMDTYRPEPAAPGAFPKMDGAEHARYRKLVAKYFTVRRTRELVPVAERIARELLDVMAADGTEAELVTAYAEPLATRVMGELAGVPEADREELLHHLNVVARMRYTLEELMAAITVVGGILERLVDAAFETPGDDMLGELASTGVLDRPELVNLVWALVGGGFDTTTNMLALGTFALFEHPAQLARLRAEPALWPNAIEELLRYLTVSHLGASRAALEDVELGEQLIRKGETVVVALPAANRDPERFPDPGTLAVDRATQGHVAFGHGVHQCLGQHLARVTMLVGFRELFARFPELRLAVPPEQVPLRDDMLHYGVHALPVTWARRVL; from the coding sequence GTGACGCCGCAGGAGCCGACTTCGTTGCCGGTCAAGCGAAGCTGCCCGTTCGACCCACCCGGCGAGTACCGGGCGCTGCAGGAAGGCGGCGGCGTCACCCCGCTCGCGTTCGACGCCAGTCCCGGCCCGGCCACCGGCTGGCTGGTCACCAGGCTCGCCGACGTCCGCGCGGTGCTGGCCGACGCCCGGTTCAGCCACCGCAACGACCTGGTCGCCCTCGCCGTCCCGCCGCCGTTCCCGATGGACACCTACCGGCCCGAACCCGCCGCGCCCGGCGCGTTCCCCAAGATGGACGGCGCCGAGCACGCCCGGTACCGCAAGCTCGTCGCGAAGTACTTCACCGTGCGGCGGACGCGGGAACTGGTCCCGGTCGCCGAGCGGATCGCCCGTGAGCTCCTCGACGTCATGGCCGCGGACGGGACCGAGGCCGAGCTGGTCACCGCCTACGCCGAGCCGCTCGCCACGCGCGTGATGGGCGAGCTGGCCGGCGTTCCCGAGGCCGATCGCGAAGAACTGCTGCACCACCTGAACGTCGTGGCGAGGATGCGGTACACGCTCGAAGAGCTGATGGCCGCGATCACCGTCGTCGGCGGCATCCTCGAGCGGCTGGTCGACGCGGCGTTCGAGACGCCGGGCGACGACATGCTCGGCGAGCTGGCGAGCACGGGCGTGCTCGACCGGCCGGAGCTGGTCAACCTCGTCTGGGCGCTGGTCGGCGGCGGGTTCGACACCACGACGAACATGCTGGCGCTGGGCACCTTCGCGCTCTTCGAGCATCCCGCTCAGCTCGCGCGGCTGCGGGCCGAGCCCGCCTTGTGGCCCAACGCGATCGAGGAGCTGCTGCGGTACCTGACGGTGTCGCACCTGGGCGCCAGCCGGGCGGCGCTGGAGGACGTCGAGCTGGGGGAGCAGCTGATCCGCAAGGGCGAGACGGTGGTCGTCGCGCTCCCCGCGGCGAACCGTGACCCCGAGCGGTTCCCCGACCCCGGCACCCTGGCCGTCGACCGGGCGACGCAAGGGCACGTGGCGTTCGGCCACGGCGTGCACCAGTGCCTCGGCCAGCACCTGGCCCGCGTCACGATGCTGGTGGGCTTCCGCGAGCTGTTCGCGCGGTTTCCCGAGCTGCGCCTGGCGGTGCCGCCGGAGCAGGTCCCGCTGCGCGACGACATGCTGCACTACGGGGTCCACGCCCTCCCGGTCACCTGGGCCCGCCGCGTCCTCTAG